From a single Aestuariibius sp. HNIBRBA575 genomic region:
- a CDS encoding NUDIX domain-containing protein — translation MRRFGEAVKSGQKYTIRPGAYAILPKWGGLLCTLERLEDWEVQLPGGGIDPGENPIAALHREVFEETGWKIATPRKVGTYTRFCYMAEYDLWAQKVCHIYTALPVRKHSDPLESHHTALWLSPEEALTQLANSGDRHFLQRVI, via the coding sequence ATGAGACGTTTTGGAGAGGCCGTCAAGAGCGGTCAAAAATACACGATCCGGCCGGGGGCCTATGCGATTTTGCCCAAATGGGGTGGCTTGCTGTGCACGCTGGAACGGCTGGAAGATTGGGAAGTGCAGCTGCCCGGTGGCGGAATTGATCCCGGAGAAAACCCAATTGCCGCCCTGCACCGCGAAGTGTTTGAAGAAACCGGCTGGAAAATCGCCACCCCGCGCAAAGTTGGGACCTATACACGGTTCTGCTATATGGCGGAATATGACCTGTGGGCGCAAAAAGTGTGCCACATTTACACGGCCCTGCCCGTGCGCAAACATTCCGACCCGTTGGAATCCCATCACACGGCGTTGTGGCTATCCCCAGAAGAAGCGCTAACACAGCTTGCCAATTCCGGGGATCGTCATTTTTTGCAACGCGTGATCTAG
- a CDS encoding CoA pyrophosphatase: protein MTKPDLRSTLLAALNQGGGESSDFDLNPDVTLPEDRVLRPAAVLIGVTEDARVILTKRSARLKHHPGQIAFPGGKMDDADIDLADTALREANEEIGLPRHQVEILGQLPAHETVTRFSATPVVGLIHGEFTIQAEQGEVAEVFSVPLKNVTNPAEFHVERRRWQGKWRHYYTVPFGPYYIWGATARMLHGLADRMNA from the coding sequence ATGACGAAGCCTGATCTACGATCAACCCTCCTCGCGGCCTTGAACCAAGGCGGCGGGGAATCCTCAGATTTTGATCTGAACCCCGACGTAACATTGCCTGAAGATCGCGTGTTGCGTCCCGCCGCCGTTCTGATTGGCGTGACCGAAGATGCACGTGTCATCCTAACCAAACGGTCCGCCCGTTTGAAACATCACCCCGGTCAGATCGCCTTTCCGGGGGGCAAGATGGATGACGCGGACATCGATCTGGCCGACACGGCCCTGCGCGAAGCCAACGAAGAAATTGGCCTGCCGCGACATCAGGTCGAAATCCTTGGACAATTGCCCGCCCATGAAACTGTGACCCGGTTTAGTGCCACACCTGTCGTGGGTTTGATCCACGGGGAATTCACCATTCAAGCTGAGCAAGGCGAAGTGGCCGAAGTGTTTTCGGTGCCCCTGAAAAACGTCACTAATCCAGCGGAATTCCATGTCGAACGTCGTCGTTGGCAGGGAAAATGGCGGCACTATTACACGGTCCCATTTGGTCCTTATTACATTTGGGGCGCCACGGCACGAATGCTGCACGGGCTTGCGGATCGGATGAACGCATGA
- a CDS encoding Hsp33 family molecular chaperone HslO, with the protein MNLGSQIAWDDTVLPFQLDASDIRGRVARLDGVLDQVLEQHNYPPVVEALVAEMALLTALIGQTIKLRWKLSLQVRGDGGARIIATDYYGPTEDGKPARIRAYASYDAERLLNSGTPFDEIGKGYFAILIDQGEGNTPYQGITPIAGGSLTACAETYFAQSEQLPTRFQLSFGKSTLAGGVESWRAGGVMLQQMPKASPLANKEEPTGEEGLLAATDILDEAEGENWTRANTLLDTVEDLELVGPSVQPSELLVRLFHEEKPRVFDAQSVKFGCSCSPARVRESLSIYSAKDIAHMTTKEGTVTADCQFCGSHYVFEPETLGFEATKTANDEA; encoded by the coding sequence ATGAATCTGGGATCGCAAATTGCTTGGGACGACACTGTGTTGCCGTTTCAGTTGGACGCTTCTGATATCCGTGGCCGCGTGGCGCGGTTGGATGGCGTATTGGATCAAGTGCTGGAGCAGCACAATTACCCCCCCGTCGTCGAAGCATTGGTTGCTGAAATGGCGCTGCTGACGGCGCTGATTGGTCAAACGATCAAACTGCGGTGGAAACTGTCATTGCAGGTGCGTGGTGATGGTGGCGCGCGGATTATCGCGACCGATTATTATGGCCCAACCGAGGATGGTAAACCTGCGCGCATCCGCGCCTATGCATCCTATGATGCAGAGCGTTTGCTAAATTCCGGCACGCCGTTTGACGAAATCGGCAAGGGTTATTTTGCTATTCTGATCGACCAAGGCGAAGGCAACACACCCTATCAGGGCATCACGCCAATTGCGGGTGGATCGCTGACCGCCTGTGCGGAAACCTATTTCGCGCAATCGGAACAATTGCCGACTCGGTTCCAATTGTCGTTTGGCAAATCGACCTTAGCGGGCGGCGTCGAAAGCTGGCGGGCAGGCGGTGTTATGCTGCAACAAATGCCCAAAGCATCGCCTTTGGCCAACAAAGAAGAGCCAACCGGCGAAGAGGGGCTGTTGGCTGCCACGGATATTTTGGACGAAGCAGAAGGCGAAAACTGGACGCGTGCAAATACCTTGCTGGATACGGTCGAAGATTTGGAACTGGTGGGCCCATCGGTTCAACCGTCTGAGTTGCTGGTCCGGTTGTTTCATGAGGAAAAGCCACGTGTCTTTGATGCCCAAAGCGTCAAATTCGGCTGTTCCTGTTCGCCCGCGCGTGTACGCGAAAGCCTGTCGATCTATTCGGCCAAGGACATCGCGCATATGACCACCAAAGAGGGCACCGTTACCGCCGATTGTCAGTTTTGTGGGTCCCATTATGTGTTCGAACCCGAAACATTGGGGTTCGAAGCCACCAAGACGGCCAATGACGAAGCCTGA